The stretch of DNA AAAAGGTGCATTCGCCGCAGCAGGTTGCGTGCATCGGTTCGAGCGCCAATACGACGGCACGTTCGGCCGCCGCCGCCGCAACCTCCTTGAGCGCGCCAATCAGCAACCGCCGCGCATGGTTGTGCGTATGCCCCGCGCGCGAGCCACTGTAAACTACCAGGCAATTGGCACGCATTTCGGCGGCCAATTGAACTGCTTCGAGCGCATCGTCGATGCTTTCGCGATGGGTATGGCCTTCGCTGCCGGTGAATCCGCCCGCCCACAATAAATTGGAAACGGCAAGCCTCGACTCTTTCAACAATTCGATACCCCGCTCTTCGCCGTAGTCGGACAGCTTTCGCCGCCAGACCCCAATGGCTTTGACTCCTGCCGCGCGATAGTGCTGCACGTCTTCCTCGAACGACCAGCGATAGGTCGTCATTTCGTTCATCGAGAATCGCGCCATGGGCAACTCCGTGCCGTGCAACCGTTCCGTTCCGTGCCAGGCCCACGAGCTAGGTGGGGCCAATGAGAGCGTAGTATGCAGCAATTTTCGAGCAGTGTAAAGCGCGTCGGAGCG from Pirellulales bacterium encodes:
- a CDS encoding sugar phosphate isomerase/epimerase — its product is MARFSMNEMTTYRWSFEEDVQHYRAAGVKAIGVWRRKLSDYGEERGIELLKESRLAVSNLLWAGGFTGSEGHTHRESIDDALEAVQLAAEMRANCLVVYSGSRAGHTHNHARRLLIGALKEVAAAAAERAVVLALEPMHATCCGECTFLNSLDDAQAILDQVGSPQIKLSFDTYHMADQPDAVDRLKQLAAQQRIAIVHLADGNPPDEDQRRTRLGRGVVPLTEFVAALRSGGYDGDFDVELFGDDFSPADYQTLLRESQDYFAKLVG